The Dokdonia donghaensis DSW-1 DNA window TCTCCTACCTTAGTGGTAAACATCTCACCTTCTATACCTATAAAGTCTCCTATGTCAAGAAGCTTTTTATAAACCTCGTTATACTTAGATTTATCTTCTCCTGAACAGATTTCATCACGGTTAAAATATACTTGTATGCGACCTACACCGTCTTGTATTTCGGCAAAAGAGGCATTTCCTTGTATACGTCTTGACATTAGCCTTCCAGCCATTACTACTTTTTCACCTTCTGTGTAGTCATTTTTCGCTTTCGCGGAAGCGTGAGTCACGTGGTATTGTGCTGCGGGATAAGGGTTGATTCCTATTTCGCGCAAGCGAGATAATTTCTGGCGGCGTACTTGTTCTTGTTCTGACAGTTGCATACGGTAATTTTTGAGCTTGCAAAGATAGTCATAGCAGGGTCAGAAACGAAATGCTTGTAACAATTCTAATAATATGTAGACATATTAAGTACATCAATCAAGCGTTACCTTTGTGGTAACCTATCAAAACCAATTTATATGAGTATCTGGCGTGTCTTACTAGCCATCTTTTTTCCGCCCCTTTCTGTTATAGGTAAAGGGTGTGGGTCTGTATTAATAGTTTTCTTACTTTGGCTCTGTGGCTGGGTGCCTGGCGTGATTGCAGCACTCGTTATTTTAAACAATCCCAAAAATTAAAAATGAATAAAAAAAATTACTTATCACTAGTAGTGCTACTTGTATTACTGGTGAGTTGTAGTATGCAAGAGCGTATTGTCTTTAATGAAGATATGGGTGGTCGATATGAGTCTGTAGTAGACTTGTCTCAACTTATGGCGCTGGGAGCCCAAGGAAGACCAGCATCTGTAGACAAGAAAAAGGAAAAGATGGACACACTTGTTGTGTTTAATGATTTTCTGGAGACGTACAAAGATAGTATTGCAACCTTACCAGCGGCTAAATAAGAGGATATAAAAGCGCTAAGAGACTTCTCTATGCAAATGAATGTAGATGAGGATAATGGTGTTATGGTACTTACCATCATTAAGGACTTCAAACAGTTTAATGAGATAGAGCGCATCACTTATGATATAGAGAAGGTTTTTGATACAGCAAAGAAAACAACACCAGGAAGCGAGAAAGCTACTAGCAGTCCTGCAAGTAGTATGCTTAGTACAGATAAGGTGATATATACGTTTACAGATAATATCTTTAGAAGAACAGACCCAAAAGCACTTGCAGAACACCTAGGAGAAGAGGTTGCCTTGTCACAAAAAACGCAAGAAAGTATAGAGCAGACCACAAGCAGTGAAGTAGGAGATGAAAATGATATGATGTCTGGTATGCTTGCCCAGATGGATAAGGAGCTTAGTAAGTCTACAATGACACTTGAGTATGTGTTTCCTAGAAAGGTTATTTCTGTAACGCCAGATGGAGCGAGTATAGGAGCAGATGGTAAGACGGTTACTTTTGAAATAGACTATCACAGCTTGCTTAATAATAAGAGCAAGGTATTAGAAAATTTTGAGGTGGTTCTTGAAGACCAGTAAGAGCTGTTTTTAACGATATTT harbors:
- a CDS encoding YqaE/Pmp3 family membrane protein, with the protein product MSIWRVLLAIFFPPLSVIGKGCGSVLIVFLLWLCGWVPGVIAALVILNNPKN